CTCCCTGGTGCACTACCTGCAGGACCGCCAGTTCGGTTTAAAGGGACACAGGACACAAAGGGGTTTTGAAAGCCAGCTGCACAGCCTTGCAGTGCGGAGTCTGCCCCAAATGTTGAGGGAGCACCAACTGGACCTGGGAACCCTCAACAAAGTGTTCGCTTCACAGTGGCTGAATAGCAGTGAGGTGGTGTGTGGCACCAAGTGCAACAAGCTGTTCAAGCTGGACGTGTACTTGGGTAGGATCACGCACTGCCCCCTCATGGTGGACAGAGAGCCTGCACGAGCCAGGAGACTGCCTGGCTCTGGCATCCATGCCATTGAGCTGAATCCCTCCAAGACACTTCTGGCCACAGGGGGCAAGAATCCCAATAGCCTGGCTGTGTACCAGCTGCCCGCCATGGACCCTGTGTGCCTGGGTGACATCCAAGGCCATAAGGACTGGATCTATGCCATTGCCTGGGTGAGTGACAATGTGGTGGTGAGCGGTTCCCGTGATGGCACCCTGGCCTTGTGGCAGTTGGACCCTGAACTTTTCCATGATACCATTGATTCGCACAGTACCAGGGGTATCCCCGTGTATGGCCACATCCATCCAGTGGATGTGGTTGATGTCTCCACATACAGCCCTCTTTCCAGTCACGACCAAATCTGTGCCCTGGCCTTCagcagcagaaaccaggagctgggatcagTTTTGCTGGATGGCTATTTCCACCTCTGGAAACCTCAGAGCAACCAGTCTGGGCTGTTCTCCATCAGGATGCCCTACGTTGGAGGGAATGTGTGCATGACTTACTGCAATGAGTTCTCCCTGTATGCTGTGGCTTCCAATACCTATCTCTCTTTCCTGGATCCACGCCCATCCCAGCACGATATCCATCACGTGCGCTACATGGAAATTGGCACCCAATATTATCACATTGGGAACAGCGCATGGCTCCCTGCTCTTCTATGACGTCCATGCCCACAAGTTTCTAGGAGACAGCCGTGAGGTCGGCCAGGACTCTCCCCTAGTGTCTGGGAGGAGAAAGCTCAAGCTCACCTGTAGCAGGGGCTGGATCAACCAGCATACCCTCCAGGAAGACCAGAATGTACATTTGCACCAAATACAATTTTCTGTATACACCCACTGCTACAACTGGCCAGAAATGAAGCTCTTTGTGGCTGGGGGGCCTACCATTCCTAATATCCGTGGAAACTATGCTGGGCTATGGATCTGAGGATGGCTGCTATTGCTCAAGCAATAATTGGCCAAATGTTACCCTCCCTCCTCCATGCAGAGAAACAGATAGATCCTCTCGTCATTCAAACTTTTGAAGACATTTGTTCCTCAACCTAAACCGACTTTTCAGATGTAAAAACCCCCTGAACCTGACTATACCTCAGTTTATTTCTGTGATTGAATAATTCACATGTTCTGTTTCATTAAGGGAATTCAGCCATGTTCTTAAAGTTGatgatattttttctttactCAAAACTGGCATTTCATTATTCCCTTTCAGTACTTTTCATTCCAGATATAGTGTATAATCAGGATATCTTCAAAGCAAAATTTATAAATTAGCTTAGAATCTTGCATCCACATCAATACTCCTACTCATGAGAGCACTTCATACTTGTCCGGGGTGTAGTTACCTGAATTAACCTGAATTTCAGATTGAGCATTGTATTGAGTATTCCCAGCCTTATCTTAAGCTTCAGTCACTTGCTGTTCTAGATTTCTACATACAGTTTAACGTGTGTGTAAGAATCCTGCCCAGCACTGAGTGCCACCCCTCAAAGCAGCGTTCCTAAGTGTGAATGTGAAAGATGTGGTCAACTTTGGGAATGTGTGCAGGAAATTCATTCAGTGTATTTGATATGACTATTCCTGATACTGGAATGTAATATTAGGACATGCTTTTCAAAATCCTGTTCTACCTAAAATAAAgttgcaaagaagaaaaaaaaaattctgtagcgAAGACACCAATCCAGGAAAATTTAAATTCCCCTTTGAACCAGACCATTTTAGATAACCTAGCAATCAGCCAGTCTACTCTTGCTTTTCCCAGATCTTTCACATGTAGCTTCTCACTCTATCCTCTCAACAATATAACTGCATGAATACTTGATATAACAGACagagataaaaataagtatttcccTAGCTGCAGATTATAGTGCTACTTTGATTATGAGGTTAAGATTTATGCCTGAATAGAAAAAGCTGATACAATATTTAATTTAGAAATAATATGAATCATGAACCCAATCCTTTCTCTCCAAAGAATTCTAAAAccatcatgtatttatttaataaaaagaaatggaatgatCACATTCTTCTCAGTAAATTGTATTGTGGTTGGAACAATCCTTAGAGAGCTTTCTACTGAATGTGCACTGAGAACTGCAAGTTATACATGGAACTAAGACTCCTACAACCAATTTTCTCACAGATTATTAACAGCATTAGAATTGAATTCTGTAACAAAAATGCTATATCTGTAGACACAAACAGCACCCAATATTTAATCATATgcacaaacatatatacatacaatggaCACTGTGAAAAAAGTACTGTAGCATTTTCTCCTATAGAAACTAACAGATACATATGTccataataaaaacataaacataGAATAATAAGCATTTACTTCAAGTGAAACTGAGATAATTACCAGTTTCCAATGAAAAACGTTTGAAGTAGTGAAATTTCATAAATGTCATTGATCTAGAGCCTTAACCTTCAAAAATGCACATTTGTCCATTTTCTGAAAGCAAGATTGGGTGGAAATGGCTTTCAAAACATTAGTTGTAATCATCAGACAAATGGAATTtaaatacaattcttttttttatattgcaTTATAACATActttaatatttataattttattccaTGGCAAATAGCAAGATACAGTAAGAACAAATTTATTTTAGTAGACAAATTCACAACGTTCATTCAGATTTTATAAATATGGAACATAAAGGTAGCAAAAAGGTAGCTATTGCagttattttattctttctccatctttgttgAGGCTAGTCTTAAGTTTTTCTAGACCATTACACTGTAAAAATTCCACATGACaagttaaaaatcaaattttaggTTTTGATACTATGAAtataatggcatcccatatgagtgtcaatttgagtctcagctgctccacttcaactttctgtttttctgttttccacattTCAGAAATGTTAACTATATATAGTATTTTAGGCATAATTTGTTTTTAGGtatcttttcttaaaagtttCAAGAACTTAACATTTTGTTGACTTCTACGGAGTTTCTAACAAGCCCTGTTTTAGCAGAGAGGTAAGAAGATGGAGATTACATATTATATCAAGGAAGTCTGACATAAATCTGATGAGTATATAAGCTATTTTCCCCTTGTTTTTTTGTGCACAAAGGCACCAAAATGCAAACATTAAGCCTATTTTTGGTTTTCAGAAAAATCTAATTATAATATTGCttgataatttcatttttattttcttttggttttgagATACTATTACTCTATATTTTGTTTCGCAAAGAAACTGTCTTCAATACATTTTCCTCTTATGAAACGCGTTAGTTAAAGCTAATTTTCAGGGATCAGCAtcatggctcagtgggttaagttgctgaaTGCAATGCTGGTAACAGATATGGGCAatgcttcaagtcccagccacttcaCATCCAAGTCTGCTCtccactaatgtgcctgtgaaagcagaacacagcccaaatgcttgtgcCGTTGCCGCCATTTCCCGGGAATCACAAGAGGCACCTGAgatacctggctttggcctgaccaggCCCTGCATTGTGATCACTTGAGGCATGATAAAACATCTCTCCCatgccctctgtctctctatttgtaactttatttttttagagaaataaatatttttaaaattcccatgTTTCCATTTATGTATAATGAGCATGGTaagaaatttacaaaagaaatttCCAGGAATTTGTTGGGTTTGATGATATGCAGaagaaatatatatgaaaattataaatattaactATTTTTGAAGATGCATTTGCTTTAGggcacagcatgatggctcagttgccaaatccttgtcttgaaatcaccaggatcccatagggatgcttGTTTACATTCAGATTGTTCTACTTTGTAGCCAGCATCCAGcttgcatcctgggaaagcacaagAGAAAGGCCCAATATCTTGGGAATctgaacccaagtgggaaacttggaagaagctgctgatttctggctttggatcaacttcagccattgcagccacttggggagtgaactaatggatgaagcatctttttctctgtctctccttctctctataaacctgtttttccaataaaaaagatcatttatttatttatttttattggaaaggcagattgtagAAGGAGgacaagacagagatctttcagtggctggttcattcttcaaatgtccccagtggctggagttgagccatctgaagccaggagccagacgtttcttctgtatctcccaggCTGGTGTATGCCCTAAGGTTCTGGACCCTGCTCCATTGTTGTTCCAGTTCCTAAGcacagagttggattggaaatgaagcagcccagacatgaaccaatgcccataagggatcccgctTACCAGGGGGCATTTAGCCACTTGAGTCATCAAACCTTCCCTGCATTATAGGTTTTATAACTAGAATTATACATCAGTATTTAGTCTTCAGCTCCAATACTATAAGCACTATAGATCTGACTATCTTTGATTGACAAATGACAAATCAGGTCTAAATTAAATGTTAGGCTCAATTCAAAGTTGCATTTATGTTGGTTACAAACTAATGAGTTTTCAACAAAGCTAAACTAAGTAAAGAATCAGAGAGCAGCCCCATCTAATCTCTTCAAATTTCTCTAAAACATGTTCTCAAGTTCAGAGTCCTCAGATATTTGTGTGGAGAAACTGGTACTCTGGGACAAAAGCTCATGGAAtgaggcactctctgtgtgtgctCAGTGATACATTAGTACACAGCAGCTGCTGTTCAACTTTGTTAACCATGTCACATGTCCTGCTTTTCAAATTGTGCTTCTTCTAATTCTTGTCATGATACACAGGCAAAATGAACTTTTTCTGTGCCTGACTTGctgatatattttacttttttcataTAGCAGTTTTAAGGATAAGGGAAACTTCAGACAACCACACAGTGCCTGGAATAAAAGCATTACTTGCaaacaggaaaatgaataaaagctGTCATACAATCGGTGGTTTAAGGATCTTCATTATCTGTGCTCTTTTACAATACACTGAGCATtgagcaaaaaggaaaataaatcctCTCTCCATGTCTTCAATATACAATACAAAAAGGATTATTGAATAAAGACCTttggtgattttcttttcatttaagtcAGTCATTAGAGACTGGCAAAACATACAAATTATTATGAAATATTATAATACTTTATTTAAAGCAAATTCTCTTTTATTGTGAGCCTACACATGGTATAAGTTTTACACCATCCAGTTGAAAGAAAATTATTCAGAGGTAAATCAAGTTAATTCAAGTCTCCCACTATCGATTATTTAAAAACTGGGGACACTGCTGTGTGCAGTGTTTTGAGCCACGTCTCAGGACACTGCCATTCCATATGTATGtccttgttcaagtcctggatattCCATTCCCATCTAGCactctgctaatgcatttgggaaggcAAACAAGAATGGCTCTCTTTCAAATTTGCAGGAGATTCagatgcagttctgggctcctggtcttggcttcACCCAAATATTGCAGCCATTTCTGGactgatccagtggatggaaaatctctctttgtcactccttatctttctgtctttcaaatgaataagtaaataaagttaataaagtaaataaaataagtaaataattaaataaatcttttaaaaaatcacttttatgAGGCTATGTTGTATATAAGAGGTGTTTACAGGAATTAAAATTCCTTGCTCCATATACAATATTGCAAATAATTTGACTGAGACTTAAATATATTTTCCCATATCAAAAGGAAAGAACAGTTATTCATAGGATCTTTTAACATCCTCATCTTGTACAATGTTGTTCTCAGTAGCTAGGTAAACAATTTATTATCAAAGAATATTATCAAATTCAAGGGCCCGCAGATCTATCTCAGTGTGTCCAAATTCAGATTGACTATCATTTATCTCAACATATAGCGAATCCAAAAACTGCATAGTGTAGTCATTCATCTCCTGAGAGACTCTGTTCCCTTGAGCCTTGAATTTATGTGTTTTTTCCACTAAAGTTATGCTCATGGAAATCACAAAATAATTATTGTCATAATAAGTACAAAAACAGGGCATAATGGGGACACATAGGTGTTGTTGTCAACTGCGGCtctttctgaaaatattaaagaattaaaaagtatTTAGTCAGAGAAGAACTGACAAACATCATAGAAAGAGAAAGGTGCAGCCACAGCAAAGGATCACAGATGGTAGAGAGCGGTTAGTCAAGAGCTGGGACTATGGAGGCCATgatggaagcctagcacaagaacCCAGGACTGGAAtttgctggagggaatggcacaattGATTGAAAATGAAGAACCAAGAACCAAACATAATCAGTAAAATTGACCTGCAGACctgtgg
This window of the Ochotona princeps isolate mOchPri1 chromosome 2, mOchPri1.hap1, whole genome shotgun sequence genome carries:
- the LOC101535447 gene encoding LOW QUALITY PROTEIN: DDB1- and CUL4-associated factor 12-like protein 2 (The sequence of the model RefSeq protein was modified relative to this genomic sequence to represent the inferred CDS: inserted 2 bases in 1 codon) gives rise to the protein MGTGKGLLGWGLATSHSLVHYLQDRQFGLKGHRTQRGFESQLHSLAVRSLPQMLREHQLDLGTLNKVFASQWLNSSEVVCGTKCNKLFKLDVYLGRITHCPLMVDREPARARRLPGSGIHAIELNPSKTLLATGGKNPNSLAVYQLPAMDPVCLGDIQGHKDWIYAIAWVSDNVVVSGSRDGTLALWQLDPELFHDTIDSHSTRGIPVYGHIHPVDVVDVSTYSPLSSHDQICALAFSSRNQELGSVLLDGYFHLWKPQSNQSGLFSIRMPYVGGNVCMTYCNEFSLYAVASNTYLSFLDPRPSQHDIHHVRYMEIGTXNIITLGTAHGSLLFYDVHAHKFLGDSREVGQDSPLVSGRRKLKLTCSRGWINQHTLQEDQNVHLHQIQFSVYTHCYNWPEMKLFVAGGPTIPNIRGNYAGLWI